GCTCAAGAGTTGTACTGTCAACTCCACTCGAAACCAGATCATCGAGAATTCCTTCAACATTTCCCACCAAACCCTTTTCAGCAGAAACAGATCCAACCTCCCTCCCGGTAACCAGGAATTTCTTTTGCTGTATTTTAATTCCCCTGGGAAGGTCCTGAACATTAAAATCTATAAAGGAGTGAGATGTTACAAGTTTTGCCCTCCATCCCAACAAACTTTTTACGAAACGCAACAATCTTTTATGGGAGAGGGAATTATCAAACTCTACTCTATCAATTCCCAGCTGACAGAAAAGCTCAAACAGTTCCCGAACCGCTATTTTACTTTTTAACAGCTTTTTTTCATTCCAGAAAAAATTGTCTTTTCCAATTCTTATGACAACTGTCTTGTCCGAAATCGATTTTTTTTTAAGGAAATGAAGAAAGTCCATGGCGGCACGATCCAGAACCGCATGACCCATCTGATAATATATACCGATCTTAAAAATTCTATTCAGCAGTTCTGCGAGTTGATAAAATTCAGAATCATCGGCATGACATGTTTCCTTTTCATTTTTCATTTCATACGATAAGCATTAAAAGTTCAGGAGAAAAACAACAACAGTTCTGCGATGAGATGGCTCTGACTTGTGGAGAAAAAATCATATATTTTCATTTATTTTGTGAACGGAACCTAACAAATAATACATTAATAATTCTTTATTCTAAATCAAGTCAAGCAAATAATTAGAAATAGTGGAGCTACTTTACCAGTTTCCTTGCGTTTACAACCAACTGTAGATATAGTCTGAATGCGACTGGACAAAAACAAAAACCACCTCCCATAAAACTTGATCACGAAGTTTTTATTTGCTTGTTTTTGTAAATTAAAAAAGAATTAATGATTGGATACTCCTGAGAACTACCATGAACAACAATGCCAGCAACTTACTCAAAAAAATTAACTATATTGAAGCTGAAATAGATATTCAGAAACAGATCCTCTATTCTGTCTCTTCCACTGACAAGGAGGAAATAGAGAAAATATTGAGAGTAATAGCCGGAAAAAAAGATGAGATTGCTGAACTTCGAAACAAAATAAAGGTTATTGATCCCGATGAATATAATCGGATAAAAATGTTTGAAAAAGCTGTACAGGATTTTAGAAAACTTGCGGCAAAAACCCCTTTTCAATCAATTTCCAGTCAGAATACAGATGAACCATGCATTCTTTCCCTGCACAATGGTTCTTCAATCAACTGTCTTGTCAAAGCGTGTGACGAAAATGGAAACTGGACGATCATTACTTTTGATGGAGAAATAAGGCAGTTTAAACAATCTGAAGTCGCTGAAGAGCCGGAACCTCCCGTTATTTCTCACTAACCCGCATTTTTATCTGTACTATTTCACACAAATTCAGGTTCGATCACCTTGATCATGGCGTACCCACCCTGGATATTTCTTGTGTTCTGAATACCTTTCGAATTCAAAAACACCTGTGCTTCATAGGAGCGTGGTCCAGTATCACATAGAAGAAAAAGAGGTTCGTCTTTCGCGATGGATTCTACTCTTTTTCGCAATTCAGCCTGCGGAATATTGATCCATTTATCTCCATATTTTTTAATAAACGGTGAAGCCTCCCTTGCTCCACGGACATCTAGAACTTTTGCCTTCCCGGCTGCGAATTCCACTAGAAAATCAGCCGCATCAACTGGCCTGTTCTGCATTGACAGAATATTATCGAGCGCATTCCCTGCATTATTGATTACATCCATTGCAGAAGCAAAAGGTGGTGCATAACCAACTTCCAGTCCACAGACCTCATCTACATCCACACCATGCCGAAGGAGAACCGCAAGAGAGTCCACCCTCGCCTTTACAGCATCTCCATTTTTACCCGCCGCCTCAATACCAAGTATTTTTCGTGATTTTCGATCCGCAAGAAGTGAAATATATATCATTTCGGAACTTGGATAAAAATGAGCATGATCAGCCTGGGCGACCACAGCATAAACCGGATCAAATCCCGTCTCCCTGGCCTGCCGATAAGTCAGTCCTGCCTTTGCAACACCCAGGTCAAAAATCTTGAGGCAGAATGTTCCCACGGTACCGCTGAAATGACTCTGTCCTCCGTTTATATTGGTTGCGATCACCCGTCCCTGGCGATTTGCAAGGGAACCAAGTGCCATAAGCATATTTTCTCCGGAAATCAGATTTCTGATCTCAACACAGTCTCCTCCGGCATAAATATTCGGATCATTTGTCCTCATGCGTCGATCGACTGTTATCCCCCCGACATACCGACAGAAATTCCCGCCTTTGCCGCAAGCAATGAATTCGGTCTCACTCCCGCTGCCAGTACAACAATATCAACACTCATCGTGTTGGCGGAAGTACGTACCAGACAACCGCCGGTTTCCGGATCACTGTTGATTTCAAGAACTCTTTCATTGAGCAGCAGTTTCACGCCCTTTGTTTCAAGTTCTTTTCCTGTTACCCTGGCAATGCATTTCCCCAGCAATGTCGGCAGTACCTGGTCTTCCATTTCAATAAGAGTTGTCTCAATGCCCCAGAGATCTGTGAGGGCTTCCGAGATTTCAAGACCAATCGCTCCTGCTCCTATAACAACCGCCTTACCGACTTTTCCTGCTGCCATCAATGTTTTTATTTCCTCTGCATCATGGAGGTCCGCAACAGTAAACACACGCGGAAGATCAACACCAGGAATAGGCGGTCTGACAGGACTTGCACCGGTTGCAAGAACGAGTTTATCATAGGACAACTCCTCGGTTTTACCGGAATCAAGGTGATTGACAATGACCACTCTGGATTTTCTGTCTATCTCAACAACTTCAGTTCGAGTCATCACTTCAATTCCCTTGCAATTGCGAAAGAATTCCCTGTCCCGAATCGCATGGGAAGTCGTTTTATACAGATCTTCAATATCGTTGACATCTCCTCCGACATAATATGGAATTCCACAACCACCATAGGAAATGAGATCATCACGATCAATGAGTAGTATTTGAGCATCAGGGTCCAGACGTCTCAACCTGCAGGCCACTTTAGGGCCCAGAGCAACAGCACCGACAATTATAACTTTTTTCGACATCTCAAATCCTCACAGGAAGGGTCAAAAGCTTTGCATCACAGTTTCAGAGAGAACAGGCTGATAGTATATTCA
The DNA window shown above is from Desulfomarina profundi and carries:
- a CDS encoding rhodanese-like domain-containing protein; amino-acid sequence: MRTNDPNIYAGGDCVEIRNLISGENMLMALGSLANRQGRVIATNINGGQSHFSGTVGTFCLKIFDLGVAKAGLTYRQARETGFDPVYAVVAQADHAHFYPSSEMIYISLLADRKSRKILGIEAAGKNGDAVKARVDSLAVLLRHGVDVDEVCGLEVGYAPPFASAMDVINNAGNALDNILSMQNRPVDAADFLVEFAAGKAKVLDVRGAREASPFIKKYGDKWINIPQAELRKRVESIAKDEPLFLLCDTGPRSYEAQVFLNSKGIQNTRNIQGGYAMIKVIEPEFV
- a CDS encoding NAD(P)/FAD-dependent oxidoreductase, with amino-acid sequence MSKKVIIVGAVALGPKVACRLRRLDPDAQILLIDRDDLISYGGCGIPYYVGGDVNDIEDLYKTTSHAIRDREFFRNCKGIEVMTRTEVVEIDRKSRVVIVNHLDSGKTEELSYDKLVLATGASPVRPPIPGVDLPRVFTVADLHDAEEIKTLMAAGKVGKAVVIGAGAIGLEISEALTDLWGIETTLIEMEDQVLPTLLGKCIARVTGKELETKGVKLLLNERVLEINSDPETGGCLVRTSANTMSVDIVVLAAGVRPNSLLAAKAGISVGMSGG